A genomic segment from Branchiostoma floridae strain S238N-H82 chromosome 7, Bfl_VNyyK, whole genome shotgun sequence encodes:
- the LOC118419306 gene encoding leucine-rich repeat-containing protein 15-like: protein MPNKPKTLLVLLIITLREAGTTEDCSSRCPSECRCNQKCLSSVPQYLPGSITTLELHDNNITSLNNSDLPRYKKLDTLKFKNNRITTIEKKTFSYLSMLQRLDLSYNQISNIQPGTFSNLLKIRWLMLAYNQITNIQHSTFSNLPQLMALHLESNKITVIQSGAFLKLPRLVKLCLDSNQINNYSIQPGAFSNLPQLKSLFLMYNQITNIEAGIFSNIQRLEDVYLNHNNITTIQSGTFSNLPKLMTLTLDSNQITNVQPGAFSNIPGLRKFSLASNKITNTQLIVFSNTSKLQALILRSNKISNIQSGTFSNLTNLAWLCLGDNQITSIQSGTFSNLSKLGWLRLDHNQIKNIHHSAFSNLPQLHRLNLSYNRLTNIQSGTFTILPKLVKLDLSSNAIDRLRSDTFSNLDYLEHLYLANNQMTTVQSDIFTHLPKLSRLVLKGNPWECDCRMVGFRKMMDNSNDRNPFSNLEMMCTGPNNLNGMLLRNIKTEHLICTKPRIVRFETNKSSNLVKGQSLHLVCEASGIPQPDITVTLPSGLNATVESGGRMAMGVNDTVIITYVTAADAGEEAPSRSVYENDKEDEVPDPCQSLYENENEETADAPSQSAYENDDEENVADMSQSVYMNDSEKEVVTPSQSVYDNDNEVETAPSQSVYENDNEDEEVSAPSQSGYENDIGEQVVHMSHSVCKKYSEERAVAISQSVYKKGSEERAVAMSQSVYKKDSEERAVAMSQSVYKKGSEERAVAMSQSVYKKDSEERGVAMSQSVYKKGSEERGVAMSQSVYEYHNEKAAAMSESVYDNDNEEEIAAMPQSVYGNDSEQVEASTASHAMYGNGDIKVASSTSQSIYKNNKEKSESGIIYGNDK from the exons ATGCCCAACAAGCCGAAGACACTTCTGGTTCTTCTGATCATCACTTTGAGGGAAGCCGGAACAACCGAGGACTGTAGCAGCAGATGTCCATCAGAATGCAGATGCAACCAGAAATGCCTCAGCAGTGTTCCCCAGTATCTACCCGGAAGCATCACTACCCTGGAATTACATGACAATAATATTACATCCTTGAATAATTCTGACCTACCGAGGTACAAGAAGCTTGACACACTAAAGTTTAAGAATAATAGAATAACTACAATAGAGAAGAAAACATTCTCATACCTTTCTATGCTCCAACGCTTGGACCTAAGCTATAACCAGATAAGTAACATTCAACCTGGTACATTCTCAAACCTACTCAAGATTAGATGGTTAATGCTGGCCTATAATCAGATAACTAACATTCAGCATAGTACGTTCTCAAATCTACCACAGCTTATGGCGTTACATCTGGAGTCTAACAAGATAACTGTCATACAGTCTGGTGCATTCTTGAAACTACCCCGACTTGTTAAGTTGTGTCTGGACTCTAACCAGATAAATAACTATAGCATTCAACCTGGTGCATTCTCAAACCTACCCCAGCTTAAATCATTGTTTCTAATGTATAACCAGATAACTAACATTGAGGCTGGTATATTCTCAAACATACAACGACTTGAAGATGTGTATCTGAATCACAATAACATAACCACCATTCAGTCTGGTACATTTTCTAATCTACCAAAGCTCATGACCTTGACTCTGGACTCTAATCAGATAACTAACGTTCAACCGGGTGCATTTTCAAATATCCCGGGGCTCCGGAAGTTTTCCTTGGCCTCTAACAAGATAACTAACACTCAGCTCATTGTATTCTCTAATACATCCAAGCTACAGGCTTTGATACTACGCTCTAACAAGATATCTAACATTCAGTCTGGTACGTTCTCAAATCTAACCAACCTTGCATGGTTGTGCCTGGGCGATAACCAGATAACTAGCATTCAGTCTGGCACATTCTCAAACCTATCTAAACTAGGATGGTTGCGGCTGGACCACAACCAGATAAAGAACATTCATCATAgcgcattctcaaatctacctcAACTCCATAGGCTGAATCTATCCTATAACCGATTAACAAACATTCAGTCTGGCACATTTACAATCCTACCCAAGCTTGTAAAACTGGATCTGAGCTCAAATGCAATAGATCGTTTACGATCGGACACATTCTCAAATCTAGATTATCTAGAACATCTCTACTTAGCCAATAACCAAATGACTACTGTCCAGTCTGACATATTCACACATCTTCCCAAACTCTCGAGACTTGTGCTGAAAGGTAACCCATGGGAATGTGACTGTAGAATGGTTGGTTTCAGGAAAATGATGGATAATTCTAACGATCGGAATCCATTTTCTAATCTTGAAATGATGTGTACAGGACCCAATAACCTTAATGGAATGCTCCTTAGAAACATAAAGACCGAGCATCTGATATGTACAAAGCCAAGGATTGTGAGGTTTGAAACGAACAAAAGTAGCAACTTGGTAAAGGGGCAGTCTCTAcatttggtctgtgaagcttcaggtaTCCCTCaaccagacatcacagtcaccctcccatctggactgaatgCTACTGTTGAGTCAGGTGGGAGGATGGCTATGGGAGTGAATGATACTGTCATTATAACATACGTTACTGCAGCAGACGCAG GAGAAGAAGCGCCTTCTCGGTCTGTCTATGAGAACGACAAAGAGGATGAAGTACCTGACCCATGTCAGTCTCTCTATGAGAATGAGAATGAGGAGACCGCAGACGCCCCTTCTCAGTCTGcctatgaaaatgatgatgaggaGAACGTAGCCGACATGTCTCAGTCTGTCTATATGAATGATAGCGAGAAAGAGGTAGTTACTCCGTCTCAGTCTgtctatgataatgataatgaggTAGAGACAGCCCCTTCTCAATCTGTTTATGAGAATGATAACGAGGATGAAGAAGTATCCGCCCCTTCTCAGTCCGGCTATGAGAATGATATTGGGGAACAGGTAGTTCATATGTCTCATTCTGTCTGTAAGAAATATAGCGAGGAACGGGCAGTCGCTATATCTCAGTCTGTCTATAAGAAAGGTAGCGAGGAACGGGCAGTTGCTATGTCTCAGTCTGTCTATAAGAAAGATAGCGAGGAACGGGCAGTTGCTATGTCTCAGTCTGTCTATAAGAAAGGTAGCGAGGAACGGGCAGTTGCTATGTCTCAGTCTGTCTATAAGAAAGATAGCGAGGAACGGGGAGTTGCTATGTCTCAGTCTGTCTATAAGAAAGGTAGCGAGGAACGGGGAGTTGCTATGTCTCAGTCTGTCTATGAGTATCATAATGAGAAAGCAGCCGCCATGTCTGAGTCTGTCTATGACAATGACAACGAGGAGGAAATAGCCGCTATGCCTCAATCTGTCTATGGAAACGATAGCGAGCAGGTAGAAGCATCTACTGCATCCCATGCCATGTATGGCAATGGAGATATAAAGGTAGCATCGAGCACTTCTCAAAGCATCTACAAGAACAACAAAGAGAAATCAGAATCTGGGATCATTTATGGGAATGACAAATGA